A single window of Bacillus spongiae DNA harbors:
- a CDS encoding vWA domain-containing protein has translation MHRFIQFNDETINSFLVMELIDLAKTLTRNKEMDVQYGPHSYLDEKNDVIFVSHFWDHRPYEEEVNGLKSDIYLRSLGSYQHSDTLEVVNYIKKIRKTTIPSFAKQLFILGEDIRLEQLCVKERKGTRKAFNIRREIYRKYFETQLNVNLVKSVHTDALFNALFLQMSAETVVDTPPITEAIDLAMPFIRRELQALYETDSTKSVIKHCLTIVDVLDEIVEKDMLNEYFHLPENVYAAEDTSLTFDDLKRKDKLKNDDQIDSKENSNLFEEKMEMWHRETDEAGQTFLQFDIEQGSQTNLLGEGVREGDEGDQALGAVQGSSQQTNQNQYDQLEARQSEREEKEGANSSDYGKENKHAYPIFLTGKSVLYEQIKTYQEQKAQITSYQKKLQKMIEKTLEHKMIQPRSDLHVGRLSKQLLPYFTDENPRLFYKKNNPSTEIDAVFSLLVDCSASMYDKMEETKRGITLFHEALKSVKVPHEIVGFWEDTNAATEVNQPNYFQDVITFATSLKRSSGPEIMQLEPQEDNRDGLAIRVMTERLLSRFEKQKFLLVFSDGEPAAMGYEQNGIIDTHKAVLEARKQGIEVLNVFLANGEIDEGQKITIQNIYGRYSILVSNVEELPDVLFPLLRKLLYKSI, from the coding sequence ATGCATCGGTTTATACAATTTAATGATGAAACAATCAATTCTTTTTTAGTAATGGAATTAATCGATTTAGCTAAAACACTTACAAGAAATAAAGAGATGGATGTTCAATATGGGCCACATTCTTATTTAGATGAGAAAAATGATGTTATTTTTGTTAGTCACTTTTGGGATCACCGTCCGTATGAGGAAGAGGTGAATGGATTAAAAAGCGATATCTACCTTCGTAGCCTTGGAAGCTACCAACATAGTGATACATTGGAAGTGGTCAATTATATTAAAAAAATAAGGAAAACGACGATTCCGAGTTTCGCGAAACAACTGTTCATATTAGGAGAAGATATTCGACTTGAACAGCTATGTGTGAAAGAGCGGAAAGGAACAAGGAAGGCATTCAACATTCGTCGAGAGATTTATCGAAAATATTTTGAAACTCAGCTAAACGTTAACCTAGTAAAAAGCGTTCATACGGATGCTCTTTTTAATGCTCTTTTTTTACAGATGAGCGCAGAAACGGTCGTGGACACGCCACCTATCACCGAGGCGATTGACCTTGCGATGCCATTTATTCGCCGGGAGCTTCAAGCATTATACGAAACAGATTCGACAAAATCCGTCATTAAGCATTGCTTAACGATTGTTGATGTATTGGATGAAATAGTTGAAAAGGATATGCTAAATGAGTATTTTCATTTACCAGAGAATGTTTATGCTGCGGAAGATACAAGTTTAACCTTTGATGATTTAAAACGGAAAGATAAACTAAAAAACGATGATCAAATTGACTCAAAGGAAAACAGTAACCTCTTTGAAGAAAAAATGGAAATGTGGCATCGGGAAACGGACGAGGCAGGACAGACTTTTTTACAGTTTGATATTGAGCAAGGTTCTCAAACAAATTTACTAGGCGAAGGAGTTCGCGAGGGCGATGAAGGGGATCAAGCGTTAGGTGCGGTTCAAGGTTCTTCTCAACAAACAAACCAGAACCAATATGATCAGCTAGAGGCTAGGCAGAGTGAGCGGGAAGAAAAGGAAGGAGCCAACTCTTCTGATTATGGGAAAGAAAATAAACATGCTTACCCGATTTTTCTTACAGGAAAATCTGTGTTATACGAACAAATAAAAACGTATCAAGAACAAAAGGCACAGATTACAAGTTATCAAAAAAAATTGCAAAAAATGATTGAAAAAACATTGGAACATAAGATGATTCAGCCAAGATCAGACTTGCATGTCGGTCGCTTAAGCAAACAGCTTCTACCTTATTTTACAGATGAAAACCCTCGTCTTTTTTATAAAAAAAATAACCCTTCAACAGAAATCGATGCTGTGTTTTCGTTACTTGTTGATTGTTCTGCAAGTATGTATGACAAAATGGAGGAAACGAAGCGTGGTATTACTCTATTTCATGAAGCGTTAAAATCCGTCAAGGTTCCTCATGAGATTGTTGGTTTTTGGGAAGATACAAATGCAGCGACAGAAGTAAATCAGCCTAACTACTTTCAAGATGTGATTACGTTTGCTACATCGCTTAAACGTAGTAGTGGTCCAGAAATAATGCAATTAGAGCCTCAGGAAGATAACCGTGATGGCCTGGCGATTCGTGTGATGACAGAAAGACTATTGTCTCGATTTGAAAAACAAAAATTTCTACTTGTTTTTTCGGATGGTGAGCCTGCTGCAATGGGTTATGAGCAAAATGGGATTATCGATACCCATAAAGCGGTGTTAGAAGCACGTAAGCAAGGTATCGAAGTCCTAAATGTGTTTCTAGCAAACGGTGAGATTGATGAAGGACAAAAAATTACAATTCAAAATATCTATGGTCGTTATAGCATTCTTGTGTCAAATGTAGAGGAACTGCCAGATGTATTGTTCCCGCTATTACGAAAACTACTTTATAAAAGCATTTAA
- a CDS encoding MoxR family ATPase translates to MDQLRHQLPSEVQHMINERKERFIDSQQELIGKGGYTAADSAIIEDCLIALSLGKNVLLKGPTGAGKTKLAETISAIFQQPMHSVNCSVDLDAEALLGFKTLQQQNGETVIGFTPGPVIQAMKSGHLLYIDEINMAKPETLPILNGVLDYRRMITNPFTSEVISAQPSFGVVAAINEGYVGTVPLNEALKNRFVVIEVPYIQGDVLFSVLQEQSKLKNEDLLGQFVQLSFDLNTQVKNGQVSEEAASIRALLDASDLAVYLPPLRAIQRGIIDKLEDERERAAIFNIAQTIFG, encoded by the coding sequence ATGGACCAACTTCGACATCAACTTCCATCTGAAGTTCAACATATGATTAATGAAAGAAAAGAACGTTTCATTGATAGTCAGCAAGAATTAATTGGAAAGGGTGGGTATACTGCAGCAGATTCAGCCATTATTGAAGATTGCTTGATTGCACTTAGCTTAGGGAAAAATGTTCTATTAAAAGGACCAACAGGTGCTGGAAAAACCAAACTTGCTGAGACAATTTCAGCTATATTTCAGCAGCCGATGCATAGTGTCAATTGTTCTGTAGACCTTGATGCAGAAGCACTTCTCGGCTTTAAAACACTGCAACAACAAAATGGGGAAACCGTGATTGGATTTACACCGGGACCAGTCATTCAAGCCATGAAATCTGGTCACCTCCTATATATTGATGAAATAAATATGGCAAAACCGGAAACTTTGCCAATATTAAATGGCGTGCTTGATTACCGAAGAATGATTACCAACCCCTTTACGAGTGAAGTCATTTCTGCTCAACCTAGCTTTGGAGTAGTGGCAGCTATTAACGAAGGGTATGTCGGAACAGTACCACTGAATGAAGCCTTAAAAAATCGATTTGTCGTGATTGAAGTTCCTTATATTCAAGGTGACGTCCTTTTTTCTGTCTTACAGGAACAATCAAAACTTAAAAATGAAGACTTACTTGGTCAATTTGTTCAGCTTTCCTTTGATTTGAATACACAAGTGAAAAATGGACAGGTATCAGAGGAAGCAGCATCAATTCGCGCTTTATTGGATGCAAGCGATTTGGCCGTCTATCTACCTCCTCTTCGTGCCATCCAACGTGGAATCATTGACAAACTTGAAGATGAACGCGAAAGGGCAGCTATTTTTAATATCGCACAAACGATATTTGGATAA
- a CDS encoding TIGR04104 family putative zinc finger protein produces MGFALQKCENCNRQFSWGKIYNSVWSSYKPIECDNCNKEHSITTSGKVIALSLTILPLLIFAFVLSPFSNSFLNISAGLIVLFIGSLFTPYLVKYEWKK; encoded by the coding sequence GTGGGATTTGCTTTGCAAAAATGCGAGAACTGTAACAGACAATTTAGTTGGGGTAAAATTTATAATTCGGTTTGGTCATCGTATAAACCTATTGAATGTGATAACTGTAATAAAGAGCATAGTATAACAACTTCCGGTAAAGTCATAGCATTATCTTTAACGATTTTACCTTTGTTAATATTTGCCTTTGTCCTTTCACCCTTCAGTAATTCTTTTTTAAATATTAGTGCAGGACTCATTGTATTGTTTATTGGGTCTTTGTTTACACCATATTTAGTAAAATACGAATGGAAGAAGTAA
- a CDS encoding YfzA family protein, which yields MANTGKAPNTNLAKRWMITIGLFLIVQLIFIVVDGNILKPNINDSDVIAKIGRWILDSGVCTIHGVDYPLFLSFF from the coding sequence ATGGCAAACACAGGAAAAGCACCTAATACTAATCTAGCAAAACGTTGGATGATCACCATAGGGTTATTTTTAATTGTCCAATTGATTTTTATTGTCGTTGATGGCAATATCCTAAAACCGAATATAAATGATAGTGACGTAATTGCCAAAATCGGGAGATGGATTCTGGATTCTGGAGTCTGCACTATTCACGGAGTGGATTACCCCCTATTCCTATCCTTTTTTTAA
- a CDS encoding DUF1033 family protein, which translates to MSVWHVYETRGEYEPWWFFEGWESSISKESTFISKENAMDYFIQRIEALKRHNPNVKAKSYSTIAFWKKEEKIFCEACDEDLQLYTGLILMYGDKVYKWNDEEVKPVL; encoded by the coding sequence ATGTCAGTGTGGCACGTGTATGAAACTCGAGGAGAATATGAACCGTGGTGGTTTTTTGAAGGATGGGAATCATCAATATCGAAAGAAAGTACGTTTATTAGTAAAGAGAATGCAATGGATTATTTCATTCAGAGGATAGAAGCACTAAAACGTCACAATCCAAACGTTAAAGCGAAATCCTATAGCACTATTGCTTTTTGGAAAAAGGAAGAGAAAATTTTTTGTGAGGCTTGTGATGAAGACTTGCAATTGTATACAGGCCTCATTTTAATGTATGGAGATAAGGTATATAAATGGAATGATGAAGAAGTAAAGCCTGTTCTTTAA
- a CDS encoding MFS transporter yields MKSNKHFLRIWLYSFVSNFSLLYTPIIFLFFEAKGVNIAQIGILFGIGSLVTILTEVPIGVFSDNYSRKLSVLLGGISTIIGLVIYITGYGFFSMAIAMSMISLGIAFKSGATESILLTSIDNQDNFFQINNYARYIATALSATVIGLLYTIDSELPFLIAIACEAIILMLVLTVPNKRKNQSSSHNTSNGQTKITLNTVTQFMKVNLFICIVLFTSCFFIPQFIVFFPEYLNVQRIPIELFGVIYFVMNIIPLVGSVIYQKKLKTMDPEVLIIWSLLFFACGMLLMGIIKNVIIGLVIYGLLRVIIGWFWLIFSIYFNDLSNDHNKATILSIKGMIMNVAFILSDPLIGILIFQLDIFYSYLFTSIFIFIIVISLSVKLLHEKRRSKHNVYFER; encoded by the coding sequence ATGAAATCTAACAAACATTTTTTACGAATATGGTTATATTCTTTTGTATCTAATTTCTCATTATTATATACACCTATCATTTTTCTTTTCTTTGAAGCAAAAGGTGTTAATATAGCTCAAATAGGTATTTTGTTTGGAATTGGTTCATTGGTTACCATTTTAACAGAAGTTCCTATAGGCGTATTTTCTGATAATTATTCAAGAAAATTAAGTGTCCTATTAGGAGGAATATCAACCATTATAGGGCTAGTAATCTATATAACAGGTTATGGTTTCTTTTCTATGGCGATCGCGATGAGTATGATTTCATTAGGAATAGCTTTTAAATCAGGCGCAACAGAATCTATACTGCTCACTTCAATAGATAATCAAGATAATTTCTTCCAAATTAACAATTATGCTAGATATATTGCTACAGCCTTGAGCGCTACGGTTATAGGCTTACTATATACTATTGATAGTGAGCTTCCATTCTTAATAGCAATCGCATGTGAAGCAATCATTCTTATGTTAGTTTTGACGGTTCCTAATAAGAGAAAGAATCAATCTAGTAGTCACAATACATCGAATGGACAAACTAAAATAACCTTAAATACTGTTACACAATTTATGAAAGTAAACCTATTCATATGCATTGTCCTTTTTACTTCATGTTTTTTTATTCCTCAGTTTATCGTTTTTTTTCCAGAGTATTTAAATGTACAACGGATTCCGATAGAACTTTTTGGAGTAATTTATTTTGTTATGAATATAATCCCTCTTGTTGGCTCCGTCATTTATCAAAAAAAATTGAAGACAATGGACCCAGAGGTTTTGATTATATGGAGTTTATTATTTTTTGCCTGTGGGATGCTGCTTATGGGTATTATTAAAAATGTAATAATTGGATTAGTAATCTATGGATTATTAAGAGTAATAATCGGGTGGTTTTGGTTAATATTTTCCATATACTTCAATGATTTATCTAACGATCATAATAAAGCTACAATTCTTTCAATTAAGGGAATGATTATGAACGTTGCATTTATTTTGAGCGATCCATTGATTGGTATTTTAATATTCCAATTAGACATATTCTATTCTTACCTTTTCACAAGTATTTTTATCTTTATCATTGTTATATCATTATCAGTCAAATTATTACATGAGAAGAGAAGGAGTAAACATAATGTTTACTTTGAAAGATGA
- a CDS encoding DUF6501 family protein, which translates to MLHLNWQEKSTVKTVKCVHTNAKKYMVNNMLTVGKTYDVKNETEEYFFVIDNAGKVSGFYKDYFQEV; encoded by the coding sequence ATGTTACATCTTAATTGGCAAGAAAAATCAACAGTAAAAACAGTTAAATGTGTACATACCAATGCAAAAAAATATATGGTCAACAATATGTTAACGGTTGGGAAAACATATGATGTTAAAAACGAGACCGAGGAGTATTTCTTTGTAATAGATAACGCTGGAAAAGTTTCTGGTTTTTATAAAGATTATTTCCAAGAAGTATAA
- a CDS encoding NAD(P)-dependent alcohol dehydrogenase gives MKAVICTKYGPPEVLQLNEVEKPVPKDNEVLVKIHATAVTASDCVIRGFKMPGNPSFPKKQIMQLMMRLFIGISKPRNPIIGLVFSGAVEAVGKDIKQYKKGDEVYGFTGNSRGAYAEYKCVSAKEIAQGELVHKPSNISYEEATAVVYGGVLAIHFMKGSKIQSGQKVLIYGASGAIGTIAIQLAKHKGAKVTAICSSSNEELVQSLGADKVIDYTKADSVNHLEIYDFILDAVGENKSSELKKQSKKALSQTGKYVSVDDSLLKIHPEYLIKLNDLIGAGHVKAIIDRNYPLEEIVEAHEYVDKGHKKGNVVISI, from the coding sequence ATGAAAGCGGTTATTTGCACAAAATATGGGCCACCAGAAGTCCTTCAGCTTAACGAAGTGGAAAAGCCCGTTCCAAAAGACAATGAAGTTCTAGTAAAAATACACGCAACAGCTGTTACTGCAAGTGATTGTGTAATCAGAGGCTTTAAAATGCCAGGAAATCCTAGTTTCCCTAAAAAACAAATAATGCAACTAATGATGAGATTATTTATAGGTATCTCAAAACCGAGAAATCCTATAATCGGGCTTGTATTTTCTGGAGCTGTTGAAGCAGTAGGCAAGGATATAAAGCAATATAAAAAAGGTGATGAAGTATATGGTTTTACGGGTAATAGCCGTGGAGCCTATGCAGAATACAAATGCGTTTCGGCGAAAGAAATAGCTCAAGGGGAACTGGTCCATAAACCGAGCAATATAAGTTATGAAGAAGCGACTGCGGTTGTTTATGGTGGAGTTCTGGCAATTCACTTTATGAAAGGCAGTAAGATTCAAAGTGGACAAAAAGTACTGATATATGGAGCTTCAGGTGCAATAGGAACAATTGCTATACAACTGGCAAAACATAAAGGGGCTAAGGTCACTGCGATATGTAGTTCCTCCAATGAGGAGTTGGTCCAATCTCTAGGGGCTGATAAAGTGATAGATTACACTAAAGCGGACTCCGTAAACCATTTAGAAATCTATGATTTTATCCTTGATGCTGTTGGAGAAAATAAAAGCTCAGAACTAAAAAAACAATCTAAAAAAGCTCTAAGTCAGACAGGGAAATACGTGTCAGTCGATGATAGCCTTCTAAAGATACATCCTGAATATCTTATTAAACTCAACGATTTAATTGGAGCAGGTCATGTTAAGGCGATCATAGATAGGAATTACCCCTTAGAAGAGATTGTTGAAGCTCATGAATATGTAGACAAGGGACATAAGAAGGGAAATGTTGTTATATCTATATAA
- a CDS encoding CrcB family protein: MVYIYLFFGGAIGSIVRYYVSVVGNGGEYPLGTLAVNLLGSFLLGYLLTIFPKYKKIDPAIIKGISTGAIGSFTTFSALSVELANLMLERDYLMLFSYLFGSMIGGIVFAYLGYRLASIVGGR, translated from the coding sequence ATGGTCTATATATATCTGTTTTTCGGTGGCGCAATTGGGAGTATAGTAAGATATTATGTAAGTGTTGTAGGGAATGGAGGGGAGTATCCACTTGGCACACTCGCTGTAAATTTACTTGGTTCATTCCTTCTTGGTTATCTTCTTACTATTTTTCCAAAATATAAAAAGATTGACCCGGCGATTATAAAGGGGATATCGACAGGAGCGATTGGCTCGTTTACAACCTTTTCAGCGCTAAGCGTTGAGCTGGCAAATTTGATGCTGGAAAGAGACTATTTAATGCTGTTTTCCTATTTATTCGGATCCATGATAGGTGGAATTGTATTTGCTTATCTTGGCTATAGATTGGCTAGCATAGTAGGGGGAAGGTAA
- a CDS encoding cation:proton antiporter yields MHELDLHHIFELGLILVMLAAGITAIAKKVNQPYPIALVIVGALIGLLNIPVLEPLKLFITEGEVFNFVIITLFLPALLGEAALKLPFAHLRENKGPIISLAFGGTLLSFLIIGFSSYYLFDFSIPAAFVFAALMSATDPVSVLSIFKSVGVQKRLAVVIEGESLFNDGLAVVLFNISAFYLLSYMDAGWIGFGSGMFEFLRVVSLGLIIGGSLGYGFSILIKHFDDYPLEIIFSILLFYGSFLIAESVHGSGVIAVVVAALIFGNYGGKVGMSPTTKLNINNFWDVAALLANSLVFLMVGLEITRIDVTSKWGLIFASIILVLIARSIAVYTSLSFIKNFPIKWKHVLNWGGLKGSLSIALVLSLPRDFEGREDILILAFSVVLFSLVFQGLTIKPLIGLLRIKHSEEGEEEFQSHIAKLHRYEAAIREIKKTKERLYIAEPVAQELIHRYEAELDKVKLDLEALYKREPHLKGSQLAALKKVSLYAEHDVVDQLLKEEIISNTTAEREHSSITNDIVKVEDHT; encoded by the coding sequence ATGCATGAACTGGACTTGCATCATATTTTTGAATTAGGACTTATTTTAGTTATGCTTGCCGCAGGAATTACCGCTATTGCAAAAAAAGTTAACCAACCGTACCCGATTGCTCTCGTAATCGTCGGTGCATTAATTGGGTTATTGAATATTCCTGTTTTAGAACCACTGAAGCTGTTTATAACGGAAGGGGAAGTGTTCAATTTTGTCATTATCACTCTATTTCTACCCGCTTTGTTAGGAGAAGCAGCTTTAAAATTACCATTTGCTCATTTGAGAGAAAATAAAGGTCCTATTATTTCGTTAGCATTTGGTGGGACGTTATTATCGTTTTTAATTATTGGATTTTCGAGCTATTATTTATTTGATTTCTCGATTCCTGCAGCTTTTGTTTTTGCTGCGTTAATGAGTGCAACCGACCCTGTTAGTGTGCTGTCCATCTTTAAAAGTGTTGGAGTTCAAAAGCGTTTAGCGGTTGTCATTGAAGGGGAGTCATTGTTTAATGATGGGCTTGCTGTCGTATTGTTTAATATTTCTGCTTTTTACTTGTTATCGTATATGGATGCAGGGTGGATCGGCTTTGGAAGTGGCATGTTCGAATTTCTACGTGTTGTTTCACTTGGACTGATTATCGGTGGTTCGTTAGGGTATGGGTTTTCTATTTTAATAAAGCATTTTGATGATTACCCTCTAGAGATTATCTTTTCAATTCTATTATTTTACGGCTCTTTTTTAATAGCAGAGAGTGTTCATGGTTCAGGTGTCATTGCGGTTGTAGTTGCTGCTTTAATTTTTGGGAATTATGGTGGTAAGGTTGGCATGAGCCCAACAACAAAGCTGAATATTAATAATTTCTGGGATGTAGCGGCCCTATTAGCCAATTCGCTTGTCTTTTTAATGGTAGGTTTGGAAATCACGAGAATTGATGTAACGAGTAAATGGGGGCTGATCTTTGCATCCATTATTTTAGTGCTTATCGCCCGGAGTATTGCTGTATATACGAGTCTTTCATTCATTAAAAATTTTCCGATTAAATGGAAGCATGTTTTAAACTGGGGTGGACTTAAAGGCTCCTTATCGATTGCTTTAGTGTTAAGTTTGCCTAGGGACTTTGAAGGAAGAGAAGATATTTTAATTTTAGCCTTCTCTGTTGTATTATTTTCATTAGTTTTTCAAGGTTTAACAATCAAACCGTTAATTGGGCTATTAAGGATTAAGCATTCAGAGGAAGGAGAAGAGGAGTTTCAATCTCATATTGCTAAATTGCATCGCTATGAAGCAGCAATTCGTGAAATTAAAAAAACGAAAGAAAGATTATACATTGCGGAGCCTGTTGCCCAAGAATTAATCCATCGCTACGAAGCAGAGTTAGATAAGGTGAAGCTTGACCTAGAGGCATTGTATAAGAGGGAGCCTCATTTAAAGGGTTCTCAGTTAGCTGCCTTAAAGAAGGTATCATTATACGCGGAACACGATGTGGTTGACCAGCTATTAAAAGAAGAAATCATCTCCAATACAACAGCAGAAAGGGAGCATAGTTCAATTACAAATGATATCGTCAAGGTAGAAGATCATACGTAA
- a CDS encoding CrcB family protein, protein MDIFWIGLGGGVGALARYIIGKAFNSSSIPWGTFIVNVLGSFLLGLMVGVNIDNRSYAFLGIGILGGFTTFSTFHVELLTIWKDQKKSAIFYLFLTYITGICSAIVGLWITAS, encoded by the coding sequence ATGGACATTTTCTGGATTGGACTTGGTGGTGGGGTAGGTGCTCTTGCTAGGTATATTATTGGAAAAGCCTTTAACTCTTCCTCTATTCCGTGGGGAACATTCATTGTGAATGTTCTTGGATCTTTTCTATTAGGTTTGATGGTGGGAGTGAACATAGATAATCGAAGCTATGCCTTCTTAGGAATTGGTATTCTCGGTGGATTTACCACCTTTTCAACCTTTCATGTCGAGCTTTTAACGATATGGAAGGATCAAAAAAAAAGTGCCATATTCTATTTGTTCTTAACCTATATAACAGGAATTTGTTCGGCAATAGTAGGTCTTTGGATTACGGCTTCGTAA
- the yidC gene encoding membrane protein insertase YidC — protein sequence MKKQLTYFIIAFSSLFLLSGCQAAQNQDGFFYKIFVSPFATALHEIGTFLGGNFGLAIIIITLLIRLILMPFMLKTYKNQQAMKVKMEKLKPEMKAIQEKLKATKDTEEQRKLQQEMMQLYQKHGVNPLNMGCLPILIQMPILLGLYYAIIGSEEIASHTFLWFNLGQTDIPIAIIAGIIYFAQAKVSLIGISSEQLKQMKFISYLSPILIFVFSLTAPSALPLYWTVGGLFLIIQTLISKKYYQEHPEKAVD from the coding sequence TTGAAAAAACAATTAACTTATTTCATTATAGCATTTTCATCTTTATTTTTGCTTTCAGGTTGTCAAGCTGCTCAAAACCAAGATGGGTTCTTTTACAAAATCTTTGTATCACCTTTCGCCACGGCGCTTCATGAGATTGGTACGTTTTTAGGCGGCAATTTCGGTCTAGCAATTATTATTATTACATTGTTGATTCGGTTAATATTAATGCCTTTTATGCTCAAAACGTATAAAAATCAACAAGCGATGAAAGTGAAAATGGAAAAACTAAAACCTGAAATGAAAGCCATTCAGGAGAAGCTGAAAGCAACAAAGGATACGGAAGAGCAAAGGAAATTACAGCAAGAAATGATGCAACTGTATCAAAAGCATGGTGTAAACCCCTTAAATATGGGCTGTTTACCCATTCTTATTCAAATGCCTATATTACTTGGACTATATTATGCCATTATTGGATCAGAGGAAATTGCTTCGCATACGTTTCTTTGGTTCAACTTAGGGCAAACCGATATTCCTATAGCCATTATTGCAGGGATCATTTACTTCGCACAGGCAAAAGTATCTTTAATTGGTATTTCATCAGAGCAATTAAAGCAAATGAAATTCATTAGTTACTTATCACCTATATTGATTTTTGTTTTTTCCTTAACTGCACCTTCTGCATTACCTCTTTATTGGACGGTTGGTGGTTTGTTTTTAATTATTCAAACACTTATTAGTAAAAAATATTATCAAGAACACCCAGAGAAAGCTGTTGATTAA
- a CDS encoding GNAT family N-acetyltransferase: MMLQEINNRIEGVQWDYEPEYVPSYIETIEEEELNATKNPLNQHENSNKVVKMVIRSKQDWEEKFAKVEAFYGSIPFSLWLYQESNNYFAPFLSERGFKKTDEYEGLSYTLCPQSYHSNFQLKEVETEEDIQHLVEVTSVIWGYKNDIKEKVLQERKNYLSLPFRKGGYVLAYNNEGIPVGYGAYRVSSDLQSIYFTGSGVHPSYRKQGVYNSLVYYRLNKAFHAGVKYATCQARIGHSSPILQKLGFKKYSHYERWIKG; the protein is encoded by the coding sequence ATGATGCTACAAGAAATCAACAATCGTATTGAAGGGGTTCAATGGGATTATGAACCAGAGTATGTGCCGTCATATATTGAGACAATCGAAGAAGAAGAGTTAAACGCTACTAAAAACCCATTGAATCAGCATGAAAATAGCAATAAAGTAGTCAAAATGGTTATTCGTTCTAAACAGGATTGGGAGGAAAAATTCGCTAAAGTAGAAGCCTTTTATGGGTCTATTCCCTTTTCATTATGGCTATATCAGGAATCAAACAACTATTTTGCGCCCTTTTTAAGTGAAAGGGGCTTTAAAAAAACAGATGAGTATGAGGGATTAAGTTACACACTCTGTCCTCAGTCCTATCATTCAAACTTTCAATTAAAAGAGGTGGAGACAGAAGAAGATATTCAGCACCTTGTCGAAGTCACTTCAGTTATTTGGGGTTATAAGAATGATATTAAAGAGAAGGTGTTACAAGAAAGGAAGAATTATCTTTCGCTCCCGTTCAGGAAAGGGGGCTACGTGCTGGCCTATAACAACGAAGGAATTCCTGTTGGTTATGGAGCTTATCGTGTCAGCTCCGATTTACAATCCATCTACTTTACAGGAAGTGGTGTTCACCCTTCTTATCGAAAGCAGGGAGTATACAATAGTTTAGTCTATTACCGACTGAACAAGGCTTTTCATGCTGGAGTTAAATATGCTACTTGCCAAGCAAGAATAGGGCATTCATCGCCAATCTTACAAAAACTAGGATTTAAAAAATATTCACATTATGAAAGATGGATAAAAGGGTAA